The following are encoded together in the Flavihumibacter fluvii genome:
- a CDS encoding penicillin acylase family protein, with the protein MRFLFLISAALATLVLIFLLNTREFLPAPLGKLLSPQHGIWQNAEPIDQAFNEDLNLPGLKGKVDVYFDERLVPHVFAEQEEDAYYVQGYLHAKFRLWQMEFQTHAAAGRLSELLGEGPGGRILDYDRNMRRLGMGWAAEKSVQEVEKSPESLVQYVAYADGVNAYIDQLTEGQLPIEYKLVGYYPEKWTTLKTALFLKYMSYDLAGGEDDLEFTNARNNFSKTDFDQLYYILSDSLKPVAPNSSEAPYPAVAAMDLSKPALADSIYFGFRNDSLTRDNTHRPNPENGSNNWAVAGSKTKSGRPILCNDPHLGLNLPSLWYEMQITTPNFSAYGATFPGSPNVIIGFNENISFGFTNAGRDVKDYYEIEFQDDTKTAYRYNGQWVPADKRVEVIKIKGEPDLLDTVTYTVFGPVMYDETYRASEKEIRNLAVRWKAHDPSNDGLAFYGLNHAKNYNDYLAAIKNLTCPGQNCIFASKSGDIAIWQQGEFPAKWQRQGDFIMPGKDSSYAWKGMIPQIENPHMVNPARGYVSSANQLSADSSYPYYTGNVFPVYRGYIVNHYLDSVTQADPVFMQKMQTDNYNVKAAFARDILLRVRTTGLDESSIKYLGIFQQWDNRNEKDAEGPTVFNLWWAALEKATWQDEFDRVGVPLPWPGEYVLVESLHKDSSYPFIDNITTPNKETLEDLLTTSLKVAADSLDKLAANGKLAWAKAKDTHISHLLKVIEPFSRLHLPVGGGKGVINATTGDHGPSWRMIVHMTDNIEAYGIYPGGQSGNPGSRFYDDSVDDWAEGKYHTLWLMKKEEISDPRIKWTMHFRKA; encoded by the coding sequence ATGAGATTTTTGTTCCTGATCAGCGCCGCACTGGCCACCCTGGTGTTGATTTTTTTACTTAATACGCGCGAGTTTTTACCTGCACCGCTGGGTAAATTACTTAGTCCGCAGCATGGCATCTGGCAAAATGCAGAACCCATCGACCAGGCATTCAATGAAGACCTGAATCTGCCTGGATTAAAAGGCAAGGTGGATGTTTATTTTGATGAAAGGCTGGTACCCCATGTTTTTGCCGAACAGGAAGAAGATGCTTATTACGTGCAGGGCTACCTGCATGCCAAATTCAGGCTTTGGCAGATGGAGTTCCAGACCCATGCGGCAGCAGGAAGGTTAAGTGAATTGCTTGGGGAAGGTCCGGGTGGCAGGATATTGGATTACGACCGGAATATGCGCCGGCTGGGTATGGGTTGGGCGGCAGAGAAATCGGTTCAGGAGGTGGAGAAATCACCAGAGTCCCTGGTACAATATGTTGCCTATGCCGATGGCGTTAATGCCTATATTGACCAACTGACCGAAGGCCAGTTACCCATTGAATATAAATTGGTAGGGTATTACCCGGAAAAATGGACCACGCTTAAAACCGCACTGTTCTTAAAATACATGAGCTATGACCTGGCTGGCGGGGAAGATGACCTGGAGTTTACCAATGCCCGGAATAATTTCTCCAAAACCGATTTTGACCAGCTCTATTATATTTTATCCGACTCGTTAAAGCCGGTTGCCCCAAATTCATCCGAGGCACCCTATCCGGCAGTGGCGGCGATGGACCTGTCGAAACCGGCCCTGGCTGATTCCATTTATTTCGGCTTCCGGAATGACAGCCTTACCCGGGATAATACGCACCGGCCTAATCCGGAAAACGGTAGTAATAACTGGGCGGTTGCAGGTTCTAAAACGAAAAGCGGCCGGCCAATTTTATGCAATGACCCGCACCTTGGCCTCAACCTTCCTTCCCTTTGGTATGAGATGCAGATCACCACACCAAATTTCAGCGCATATGGCGCAACGTTTCCTGGTTCACCCAACGTGATTATAGGATTTAATGAAAATATTTCTTTCGGGTTCACCAATGCAGGCCGTGATGTGAAGGACTATTACGAGATCGAATTCCAGGATGATACAAAAACCGCTTACCGGTATAACGGGCAATGGGTTCCGGCAGATAAGCGGGTGGAAGTGATCAAAATAAAAGGGGAACCCGATTTATTGGATACGGTGACCTATACTGTTTTTGGGCCGGTGATGTATGATGAAACCTACCGGGCCAGCGAAAAGGAAATCCGTAACCTGGCCGTACGGTGGAAAGCGCATGATCCCAGCAATGATGGACTGGCATTTTATGGCCTCAACCATGCTAAGAATTACAATGATTACCTGGCCGCCATTAAAAACCTGACCTGTCCGGGCCAGAACTGCATTTTTGCTTCGAAATCCGGGGATATTGCCATATGGCAGCAGGGTGAATTTCCGGCAAAATGGCAAAGGCAGGGCGATTTTATCATGCCCGGTAAAGACAGCAGTTACGCATGGAAAGGAATGATCCCGCAAATAGAAAACCCGCATATGGTGAATCCCGCAAGGGGCTATGTAAGCAGCGCTAACCAGTTGTCTGCAGACAGCAGCTATCCATATTATACCGGCAATGTTTTCCCGGTGTATCGCGGCTATATCGTGAACCACTACCTCGATAGTGTTACACAGGCAGACCCCGTATTTATGCAAAAAATGCAAACCGATAATTACAATGTGAAAGCTGCGTTTGCAAGGGATATCCTGTTGCGGGTGAGAACGACCGGACTGGATGAAAGTTCCATTAAATACCTCGGCATATTCCAGCAATGGGATAACCGGAATGAAAAAGATGCAGAAGGGCCAACCGTTTTTAATTTATGGTGGGCTGCCCTCGAAAAAGCCACCTGGCAGGATGAGTTCGACAGGGTGGGTGTACCTCTGCCATGGCCTGGCGAATATGTTTTAGTGGAATCCCTGCATAAGGATTCGAGCTATCCGTTCATTGATAATATTACCACCCCGAATAAGGAGACGCTGGAAGACCTGCTGACCACTTCCCTTAAGGTGGCAGCAGATTCTCTGGATAAATTAGCTGCAAATGGGAAACTGGCCTGGGCGAAAGCTAAGGACACCCACATAAGCCATTTATTAAAAGTAATCGAGCCTTTCAGTCGCCTGCATTTACCGGTGGGCGGTGGGAAAGGGGTGATAAATGCCACAACCGGGGACCATGGACCAAGTTGGCGTATGATCGTGCATATGACCGATAATATAGAAGCCTATGGTATTTATCCGGGCGGACAAAGTGGAAATCCGGGTAGCCGTTTTTACGATGATTCGGTGGATGATTGGGCGGAAGGGAAATACCATACCCTTTGGCTGATGAAGAAAGAGGAGATATCTGATCCGAGGATTAAATGGACCATGCATTTCCGGAAAGCCTGA
- a CDS encoding aminotransferase class I/II-fold pyridoxal phosphate-dependent enzyme: MKENFLQLKLDERRAANAFRELKIQDGMVDFCSNDYLGLSRQPLPYATGKQLLGHGSTGSRLLSGNSALVMALEKKIAAFHEAEAATLFNSGYDANLGLLSAVIRKGDTVIYDQLSHASIRDGIRLGFGQSFAFRHNDMADLENKLQQPRGGEKFVVTESVFSMDGDTAPLTEISAICDRHHAHLIVDEAHGLGVIGDRGEGLAQSLGLHRSCFARIYTYGKAAGAHGAAIAGTSLLRNYLVNFSRPFIYTTAAPALALLAIDAAYDRFPGMVQERAHLAGLVRQFQEAGIIYEKMVSHTPIQGVIVPGNEAVRLIATKIQQVGIDVRPILYPTVPKGSERLRIVLHAFNTAAELDQLIRCLQ; this comes from the coding sequence ATGAAAGAAAATTTCCTGCAATTGAAGTTGGATGAGCGAAGGGCTGCAAATGCATTCCGGGAATTGAAAATCCAGGATGGAATGGTGGATTTTTGCTCAAATGATTACCTGGGTTTAAGCAGGCAACCGCTGCCATATGCTACCGGGAAACAATTGCTGGGCCATGGCAGCACCGGATCCAGGCTCTTATCGGGCAATTCTGCCCTTGTCATGGCCCTTGAAAAAAAGATCGCAGCCTTTCATGAAGCTGAAGCAGCCACCTTATTTAATTCCGGTTATGATGCCAACCTTGGTTTGTTGAGCGCGGTTATCCGTAAAGGCGATACTGTTATATATGACCAGCTTTCCCATGCGTCCATCAGGGATGGCATACGTCTCGGTTTTGGCCAGTCCTTTGCTTTCCGGCATAATGATATGGCAGACCTGGAAAATAAATTGCAGCAACCCCGGGGCGGTGAAAAATTTGTGGTTACGGAATCTGTTTTTTCAATGGATGGCGATACTGCACCGCTAACAGAAATTTCGGCCATATGTGACCGTCACCATGCCCACCTCATCGTAGATGAAGCCCATGGTTTAGGTGTGATTGGCGACCGGGGTGAGGGCCTGGCGCAATCGCTGGGCTTGCACCGTAGTTGCTTTGCCAGGATTTATACCTATGGGAAAGCAGCGGGGGCACATGGTGCTGCTATAGCCGGAACAAGCCTGTTACGTAATTACCTGGTTAATTTTTCAAGACCGTTTATCTATACAACGGCTGCTCCGGCCCTGGCATTGCTTGCGATTGATGCGGCGTATGACCGGTTTCCGGGTATGGTGCAGGAACGTGCGCACCTGGCCGGATTGGTAAGGCAGTTTCAGGAAGCCGGCATCATCTATGAAAAAATGGTGTCGCATACCCCGATACAGGGCGTAATTGTACCCGGCAATGAAGCAGTGCGGCTTATTGCCACTAAAATTCAGCAAGTGGGGATTGACGTTAGGCCTATTTTGTATCCAACCGTTCCAAAAGGATCGGAGCGGCTAAGGATAGTGTTGCATGCCTTCAATACAGCGGCAGAATTGGATCAACTGATCCGGTGCCTGCAGTAA
- a CDS encoding tRNA-(ms[2]io[6]A)-hydroxylase: protein MELNENTAVKNILGLQLPTDPRWVDLAALSMEEILTDHAYCEQKAATTCISLIQKHNDKDLLVKELAPLVTEEWGHFRLVLQELQKRGLQLGKQRKDEYVNQLMAFQKKGGSPEDRLLDHLLTMAMIEARSCERFKRLSEGLPDDYLRKFYRRFMESEAGHYILFLELAEHYIEPARVRKRWAEWLQEEARIMGTISPRGDRIH, encoded by the coding sequence ATGGAATTAAATGAGAATACTGCAGTAAAAAATATTTTGGGCTTACAACTTCCCACTGATCCGCGTTGGGTGGACCTTGCTGCGCTGTCCATGGAAGAAATCCTCACCGACCACGCTTATTGCGAACAAAAAGCGGCTACTACCTGCATTTCGCTGATCCAGAAACACAACGACAAGGATCTGCTTGTAAAGGAACTGGCACCCCTGGTCACAGAAGAATGGGGGCACTTCAGGCTGGTGTTACAGGAATTGCAGAAACGCGGACTGCAACTGGGCAAACAACGGAAAGATGAATATGTGAACCAATTGATGGCCTTCCAAAAAAAGGGCGGAAGCCCGGAAGACCGCCTGCTGGACCACCTGCTGACCATGGCCATGATCGAGGCCCGCAGTTGTGAAAGATTTAAAAGACTTAGTGAAGGCCTCCCCGATGATTACCTGCGTAAATTTTATCGCCGTTTTATGGAGAGCGAAGCTGGCCATTATATCTTATTCCTGGAACTTGCTGAACATTATATTGAACCGGCCAGGGTCAGGAAGCGCTGGGCAGAATGGTTACAGGAAGAAGCCAGGATCATGGGCACCATTAGTCCCAGGGGCGACCGGATTCATTAA
- a CDS encoding GSCFA domain-containing protein, whose protein sequence is MKLMTDINIKGPETPIEYTDPLLLVGSCFTEHIGGRLADLKFKVLQNPHGILFDPISVCKSLTSYIEPEKYTAKDLFFYNELWQSWSHHSRYSGIAQEAVLARINAGQSVAHEFLASAKWLVITLGTSYSYRLVENGMPVANCHRAPAQWFNKHLCGIDETVAALDNMLYRLFKFNPGIRVIFTVSPVRHVRDGVVENNRSKARLLESVHHLVGKFNRLYYFPSYELLIDVLRDYRFYDIDLVHPNYQATEFVLEKFNEHYINPAAYPIMEQVQQILMARKHKAFQPETQAHRNFLHTYAEKIRQMQVNYPYLDFAEEGAYFRQELQ, encoded by the coding sequence ATGAAGTTAATGACCGATATCAATATCAAGGGACCCGAAACACCTATTGAATATACTGATCCTTTGCTTTTGGTAGGATCCTGCTTTACTGAACATATCGGCGGAAGGCTGGCAGATTTAAAATTCAAGGTACTGCAGAATCCACACGGCATTCTATTCGACCCGATCAGTGTGTGTAAAAGCCTGACCAGCTATATTGAGCCTGAAAAGTATACAGCAAAGGACCTGTTTTTTTATAATGAACTCTGGCAGAGCTGGTCCCACCATTCCCGTTATTCAGGAATAGCACAGGAAGCGGTGCTGGCCAGGATTAACGCCGGGCAATCAGTGGCCCATGAATTCCTTGCATCTGCAAAATGGCTGGTGATTACATTAGGAACTTCCTATTCCTACCGGTTGGTGGAAAATGGAATGCCTGTTGCTAATTGTCACCGGGCGCCGGCGCAATGGTTCAATAAACACCTATGCGGGATTGATGAAACCGTTGCCGCACTGGATAACATGTTGTACCGGCTCTTTAAATTCAACCCGGGTATTCGTGTGATCTTTACAGTTAGCCCGGTCCGGCATGTTCGTGATGGTGTTGTGGAAAACAACCGCAGCAAAGCCCGGTTACTGGAATCGGTGCACCACCTTGTGGGAAAATTCAACCGGCTGTATTATTTCCCGTCTTATGAACTGCTGATCGATGTATTGCGGGATTACCGATTTTATGATATCGACCTGGTGCACCCGAATTACCAGGCAACAGAATTTGTGCTGGAAAAATTCAACGAACACTATATCAATCCGGCAGCTTACCCGATTATGGAACAGGTACAACAAATCCTGATGGCCCGCAAGCATAAAGCCTTCCAGCCGGAAACACAGGCACACCGGAACTTCCTGCATACCTATGCTGAAAAGATCAGGCAAATGCAGGTTAACTATCCATATCTTGATTTCGCTGAAGAAGGAGCTTATTTCCGGCAGGAATTGCAGTAA
- a CDS encoding hydroxymethylglutaryl-CoA lyase has product MDKNAALQLIECPRDAMQGWPTLIPAADKIRYINALLQVGFHTIDFGSFVSPKAIPQMADTKQVLAGLDLTATRSALLAIVANTRGAGEAVSYDMIRYIGFPFSVSATFQQRNTNSSIEASLVTIEQMQSLCQQRHKELVVYLSMGFGNPYGDPWSEEIVFSWARKVAAIGVQIISLADTVGLATSQQVGRMTSFLMQELPDVTIGVHLHATTLNWYDKVNAAFESGCRRFDGAMRGIGGCPMAGDDLVGNMDTLNLISYFNGQKLKMGLNEAAIEGAVEIADQIFRNTH; this is encoded by the coding sequence ATGGATAAAAATGCTGCCCTGCAATTGATTGAATGTCCGCGTGACGCCATGCAGGGCTGGCCAACGCTGATCCCTGCAGCGGATAAGATCCGTTACATCAATGCCTTATTACAGGTCGGATTCCATACCATCGATTTTGGCAGTTTTGTTTCACCAAAAGCCATCCCGCAAATGGCTGATACGAAGCAGGTGTTAGCCGGACTTGACCTTACTGCAACAAGATCTGCGTTACTGGCCATTGTGGCCAATACAAGAGGCGCCGGTGAGGCGGTTTCGTATGATATGATCCGTTATATCGGTTTTCCGTTTTCAGTGTCAGCAACTTTCCAGCAACGCAACACCAATAGTTCCATCGAAGCTTCGCTGGTAACCATTGAACAAATGCAGTCCTTGTGCCAGCAGCGGCATAAGGAACTGGTGGTGTATTTGTCCATGGGATTCGGCAATCCCTACGGTGACCCCTGGTCGGAAGAAATCGTTTTCTCCTGGGCCCGTAAAGTAGCAGCCATCGGTGTTCAAATTATTTCGCTGGCCGATACGGTTGGATTAGCTACCTCCCAGCAGGTTGGCCGGATGACTTCGTTTCTGATGCAGGAATTACCGGATGTAACCATTGGGGTTCACCTGCATGCAACAACCCTGAACTGGTATGATAAAGTAAATGCTGCCTTTGAATCGGGTTGCAGGCGATTTGACGGGGCCATGCGGGGAATCGGTGGCTGTCCCATGGCCGGCGATGACCTCGTGGGTAATATGGATACTCTGAACCTTATCAGTTATTTCAACGGACAAAAACTGAAAATGGGATTGAACGAGGCGGCTATTGAAGGGGCCGTGGAAATTGCAGATCAAATCTTCCGAAACACACACTGA
- the rlmB gene encoding 23S rRNA (guanosine(2251)-2'-O)-methyltransferase RlmB, producing MKNFRQQPQSRPKKSTLVIGRQKVTTALREGLQLERIYLVQTIHGPEIEEIRKLAEKFQVPINKVPVEKLNGFNITDHEGCVAVIARIQYQDLQDIISQVTDKGETPLLLILDGVTDIRNIGAIARTAYCCGVHAIIIPDKGVGALNEDAIQTSAGALDKIAVCRVNSLMKAVDTLHLNGIKVFASEMTAETSIFACDFKDPAAIILGSEDKGIYPALMKIADTRFHIPMAGKFESLNVSVAAGMILYEAMKQRQPGIL from the coding sequence ATGAAAAATTTCCGCCAGCAACCGCAGTCAAGGCCAAAAAAGAGTACCCTGGTCATAGGCCGCCAGAAAGTAACCACTGCTTTGCGGGAAGGTCTCCAGCTGGAAAGGATCTACCTGGTGCAAACCATCCATGGACCAGAGATTGAAGAGATCAGGAAACTGGCCGAAAAATTCCAGGTACCTATCAACAAAGTGCCGGTAGAGAAATTGAACGGATTCAATATCACTGACCATGAAGGGTGTGTAGCCGTTATTGCCAGGATACAATACCAGGACCTGCAGGATATTATTTCACAGGTTACAGACAAGGGTGAAACCCCTTTATTGCTGATATTGGATGGCGTTACGGATATCCGTAACATTGGCGCGATCGCCCGTACAGCCTATTGTTGCGGGGTCCATGCCATTATCATTCCGGACAAAGGCGTGGGTGCGTTGAATGAAGATGCCATCCAGACTTCGGCCGGGGCACTGGACAAAATTGCGGTCTGCCGGGTGAACAGCCTGATGAAAGCCGTAGATACCCTGCACCTGAATGGTATTAAGGTATTTGCCAGTGAAATGACAGCAGAAACCAGCATATTTGCCTGCGACTTTAAAGATCCGGCAGCCATCATCCTTGGCAGTGAAGACAAAGGTATTTACCCTGCTTTGATGAAGATTGCAGATACCCGTTTCCATATTCCCATGGCCGGCAAATTTGAATCCCTGAATGTTTCCGTGGCTGCCGGCATGATCTTGTATGAAGCCATGAAACAGCGGCAGCCTGGAATTCTTTAA
- the metK gene encoding methionine adenosyltransferase — translation MPYLFTSESVSEGHPDKVADQISDALIDNFLAFDPNSKVACETLVTTGQVVLAGEVKSKAYLDVQEIARGVIRKIGYTKSEYMFEANSCGVLSAIHEQSADINQGVDRKTKEEQGAGDQGMMFGYATNETEDYMPLALDLAHKLLQELAALRRENKQIKYLRPDAKSQVTLEYNDDNVPVRIDAIVISTQHDDFDTEAKMLAQIKNDIIDILIPRIKKKYKKYARLFNDKIKYHINPTGKFVIGGPHGDTGLTGRKIIVDTYGGKGAHGGGAFSGKDPSKVDRSAAYATRHIAKNLVAAGVCDEVLVQVSYAIGVAKPMGLYINTYGTAKIDLTDGEISKVVEGIFDMRPYFIEQRLKLRTPIYSETAAYGHMGRKPQIVEKEFRSPDGKVVKKKVELFTWEKLDYVPKVKKAFGIK, via the coding sequence ATGCCTTATTTGTTTACTTCGGAAAGTGTTTCTGAAGGTCATCCGGACAAAGTTGCTGACCAGATATCAGACGCGCTGATCGATAATTTTTTAGCGTTTGATCCCAACTCAAAAGTGGCCTGCGAAACCCTGGTAACAACCGGACAGGTTGTACTGGCCGGTGAGGTAAAATCTAAAGCATACCTGGATGTTCAGGAAATTGCCCGTGGTGTTATCCGTAAAATCGGCTATACCAAGAGCGAATACATGTTTGAAGCTAATTCCTGCGGTGTATTGTCTGCCATCCATGAGCAATCTGCAGATATCAACCAGGGCGTAGACCGTAAAACAAAAGAAGAACAGGGCGCCGGCGACCAGGGTATGATGTTTGGTTATGCCACCAATGAAACGGAGGACTATATGCCGCTGGCATTGGACCTGGCCCATAAATTATTACAGGAACTGGCCGCACTTAGAAGGGAGAACAAACAGATCAAGTACTTGCGACCTGATGCTAAAAGCCAGGTGACGCTGGAGTACAACGATGATAATGTTCCGGTTCGCATAGATGCGATCGTTATTTCCACACAACACGATGATTTCGATACTGAGGCTAAAATGTTGGCCCAGATCAAAAATGATATTATTGATATCCTGATACCCAGGATCAAAAAGAAGTATAAAAAATACGCAAGGCTTTTCAACGATAAGATCAAGTACCATATCAACCCAACCGGCAAATTTGTGATCGGTGGTCCACATGGTGATACCGGCCTTACCGGCCGCAAGATTATTGTGGATACCTATGGTGGAAAAGGTGCGCATGGTGGTGGTGCATTCAGCGGAAAAGATCCTTCCAAAGTGGATCGTTCCGCGGCATACGCAACAAGGCATATTGCCAAAAACCTGGTTGCCGCCGGCGTTTGCGATGAGGTCCTGGTTCAGGTTTCCTATGCGATTGGCGTAGCAAAACCAATGGGATTGTATATCAATACCTATGGCACTGCAAAAATTGACCTCACGGATGGTGAAATTTCTAAAGTGGTTGAAGGCATTTTTGATATGCGCCCTTATTTCATTGAACAAAGACTTAAACTGCGCACACCAATTTATTCTGAAACTGCGGCCTACGGCCATATGGGGCGGAAACCCCAGATCGTGGAGAAAGAGTTCCGGTCACCCGATGGGAAGGTGGTGAAGAAAAAAGTGGAACTCTTTACCTGGGAAAAACTGGATTATGTTCCGAAGGTGAAAAAAGCCTTTGGTATCAAATAA
- a CDS encoding DUF4270 family protein, whose translation MKKLLYSLSFILAIVLYSVSCTKIRTTTLGGDLIPTVDNVTVFDTTLEVITELYPLPDSTRISYRTDHAIGMMEDPSFGKTTGEAYVQMLPATIGKYPFGSSPDSIIGLDSLVMSLKFISFYGDSNSIQSFKVHEISPESGFRDSSIGYLISHPSFDVTDLVGEKNNVLFKTLKDSIQYLKVKDTIRTVNELRINLSNSLGMKLMSFDSTIYKTDSAFNENFKGFAIKIDEGSAVKRAMAFFNLLNAGTHLTFHYRRIKNGVADTATTDFIFRTSANANIIRRDPAGSPYATKIQNGTGNQEELYLQSSPGSYALLKIPALATLNNRLIYRAVLTTDRIPGLEDGIFPEPGRLFLDAVDSANNRFITIPNEFIPDLVNGSYDASVFGGILKNNRYEFSMANYVQGIVTRKEKSYALRLYAPYRTSPFISNSNGVPFPITVNSPITAGRVIVAGGANPGKKLRLYIIYSKI comes from the coding sequence GTGAAGAAACTTCTGTATAGCCTTTCCTTTATTCTTGCTATTGTTTTGTATTCCGTATCCTGTACTAAAATCAGGACCACTACTTTGGGTGGCGACCTGATTCCCACAGTAGATAATGTGACCGTTTTTGATACTACCCTGGAAGTGATTACGGAACTTTACCCATTACCAGACAGCACAAGGATTTCTTACAGGACAGACCATGCAATTGGTATGATGGAAGATCCTTCCTTTGGCAAAACTACCGGTGAAGCCTATGTCCAAATGTTGCCTGCTACAATTGGCAAATATCCTTTCGGGTCTTCCCCTGACAGTATCATTGGGTTGGATTCCCTGGTGATGTCGCTTAAATTTATCTCCTTCTATGGCGATTCTAATTCCATACAATCATTTAAGGTACATGAGATAAGTCCGGAATCCGGTTTCAGGGACTCCTCCATTGGCTACCTGATCAGTCACCCTTCATTTGACGTGACCGACCTGGTGGGGGAAAAGAATAATGTGCTGTTCAAAACATTGAAAGATAGTATCCAGTACCTGAAGGTTAAGGATACAATCAGGACGGTTAATGAACTTCGGATCAATTTATCCAACAGCCTTGGCATGAAGCTGATGAGTTTTGATTCCACCATCTATAAGACAGATTCAGCCTTCAATGAAAACTTTAAGGGATTTGCCATTAAAATCGATGAAGGTTCTGCCGTTAAAAGGGCCATGGCCTTTTTTAACCTGTTGAATGCCGGCACCCACCTCACATTTCATTACAGGAGAATAAAAAATGGTGTTGCTGATACCGCGACGACTGACTTTATCTTTCGTACCTCTGCGAATGCGAATATTATCAGGCGGGATCCTGCTGGATCACCCTATGCTACCAAAATCCAGAACGGAACCGGTAACCAGGAAGAACTTTACCTGCAATCTTCCCCTGGTTCATATGCCCTGTTGAAAATTCCCGCGCTGGCTACCCTGAACAACCGGTTGATCTACAGGGCAGTGTTGACCACTGACCGTATACCTGGTTTGGAAGACGGCATTTTCCCCGAACCAGGCCGCTTATTCCTTGACGCAGTGGATAGTGCCAATAACAGGTTCATCACCATTCCGAATGAATTTATTCCCGACCTGGTCAATGGAAGTTATGATGCAAGCGTTTTTGGTGGTATTTTAAAGAACAACCGCTATGAATTCAGCATGGCCAATTATGTCCAGGGTATTGTAACCCGGAAGGAAAAATCATATGCATTACGCCTCTATGCGCCATACCGCACATCACCCTTCATCAGTAACAGTAATGGTGTCCCTTTCCCAATTACGGTGAACTCACCAATTACGGCCGGAAGGGTAATTGTCGCTGGTGGGGCCAACCCGGGTAAAAAACTGCGCCTGTATATTATTTATTCAAAAATTTAG
- a CDS encoding glycogen/starch synthase: MSTKKRILFIANEMSPYLELTEFSEIVNRLAIKSNDTGFEVRCIMPRFGTVNERRHRLHEVVRLSGINVSVDNDDFPLQIKVASLPNARLQVYFLDNEDLFKRKFVFHDEKEEWFEDNSLRTVFFCKGALETVKKFGWPPDIIHCSGWMTSLIPLYLKTAYKKEPVFGHSKVVYTIGQNTFKEKMGPDFLKQVTIHANIKDKDLEPFKEGTNTAMFKGGAFYADAVTFGAEKVEKKLADEFAKVKGKKILAFNAESDLTDYLQLYTDLAK; the protein is encoded by the coding sequence ATGTCAACAAAGAAAAGAATTTTATTCATTGCCAACGAAATGTCGCCTTACCTGGAACTAACGGAGTTTTCAGAAATTGTGAACAGGCTGGCGATTAAATCCAATGATACAGGTTTTGAAGTGCGTTGCATCATGCCTCGTTTTGGTACTGTCAATGAGCGCAGGCATCGTTTACATGAGGTGGTCCGCTTATCAGGGATCAATGTTTCCGTAGACAATGATGACTTTCCCCTTCAGATCAAAGTAGCTTCTCTTCCCAATGCCCGGTTACAGGTATATTTTCTGGATAACGAAGATTTATTCAAGCGCAAGTTTGTTTTTCATGATGAAAAGGAAGAATGGTTTGAGGACAACAGCCTGCGCACGGTCTTCTTCTGCAAAGGCGCCCTGGAAACCGTTAAGAAATTTGGCTGGCCACCGGATATTATCCATTGCAGTGGCTGGATGACCAGTTTGATTCCCCTGTATCTTAAAACTGCCTATAAAAAAGAACCCGTTTTCGGTCATAGTAAAGTGGTATATACTATTGGTCAAAATACCTTCAAGGAAAAAATGGGTCCGGATTTCCTGAAGCAGGTCACTATCCATGCCAACATAAAGGATAAAGACCTTGAACCATTCAAAGAAGGAACAAATACAGCAATGTTTAAAGGCGGTGCTTTCTATGCAGATGCGGTTACTTTCGGTGCAGAAAAAGTTGAGAAAAAACTGGCTGATGAATTTGCAAAAGTGAAGGGAAAGAAAATACTGGCTTTCAATGCAGAGTCTGATTTAACAGACTATTTACAACTGTATACCGACCTTGCCAAGTAG